One genomic segment of Panicum virgatum strain AP13 chromosome 2N, P.virgatum_v5, whole genome shotgun sequence includes these proteins:
- the LOC120661703 gene encoding probable protein phosphatase 2C 64, whose amino-acid sequence MGNCVASGGTTTVTAAGAGGEDGWRRGRRWKAPREEQLGSVPGRIFSNDGRSRTAAVFTQQGRKGINQDAMLVWDGFGGEEDIVLCGVFDGHGPHGHLVARRVRDALPLRLMSAVRASKAGLDMPAAAWRKAFARAYKAMDKDLRSHATLDCFCSGSTAVTVLKLGSDLYMANIGDSRAVLGSRDGAAGGMMAVQLTVDLKPDVPSEAERIKKCRGRVFALQDEPEVPRVWLPFDDAPGLAMARAFGDFCLKDYGVISVPEFFHWSLTEKDQFVILASDGVWDALSNQQAVDIVSSSPSRSKAAKSLVEAATREWKTKYPTSKIDDCAVVCLYLDGKMDHERDSTASMDNISVDEGSVADLNEAPEQEPALTRNFTVRTVAGSAHEKVLAGATDAVVAGAAYDQNWSGLDGVTRVNSLVQLPRFSEEKAIG is encoded by the exons ATGGGGAACTGCGTGGCGAGCGGGGGCACCAcgacggtgacggcggcgggcgcgggaggggaggacgggtggcggcgcgggaggaggtgGAAGGCGCCGCGGGAGGAGCAGCTCGGCTCGGTCCCCGGCCGGATCTTCTCCAACGACGGCCgcagccgcaccgccgccgtgtTCACGCAGCAGGGGCGCAAGGGGATCAATCAGGACGCCATGCTCGTCTGGGAT GGGttcggcggggaggaggacatCGTGCTGTGCGGGGTGTTCGACGGCCACGGCCCGCACGGCCACCTGGTGGCGCGCAGGGTCCGCGACGCGCTGCCGCTGAGGCTCATGTCCGCGGTGCGCGCGTCCAAGGCCGGGCTGGACATGCCCGCCGCCGCGTGGAGGAAGGCCTTCGCGCGCGCCTACAAGGCCATGGACAAGGACCTCCGCTCCCACGCAACCCTCGACTGCTTCTGCAGCGGCAGCACCGCCGTCACCGTCCTCAAGCTC GGCTCGGATCTCTACATGGCCAACATTGGCGACTCGCGTGCCGTGCTAGGCTCAAgggacggcgccgccggcggtatGATGGCCGTGCAGCTCACCGTTGACCTCAAACCTGATGTTCCCA GTGAGGCAGAGCGGATCAAGAAATGCAGGGGCAGAGTGTTCGCCCTGCAGGATGAACCGGAGGTGCCGCGGGTCTGGCTGCCGTTCGATGACGCCCCGGGCCTGGCAATGGCCCGTGCGTTTGGGGACTTCTGCCTCAAGGATTACGGTGTCATCTCGGTGCCGGAGTTCTTCCACTGGTCACTTACGGAGAAGGATCAATTCGTCATCCTTGCATCAGATGGG GTGTGGGATGCCCTCAGCAACCAGCAGGCAGTGGACATAGTGTCCTCATCCCCAAGCCGATCAAAGGCCGCAAAATCCCTAGTTGAGGCAGCCACTCGTGAATGGAAAACCAAATACCCCACATCCAAGATCGATGACTGCGCAGTGGTTTGCCTATATTTGGATGGCAAAATGGACCACGAGCGAGACTCGACTGCCTCCATGGATAACATCAGCGTCGACGAGGGTTCAGTTGCAGACCTGAATGAAGCTCCGGAGCAGGAGCCAGCTCTGACCCGGAATTTCACGGTCAGAACCGTTGCTGGGAGCGCCCATGAGAAGGTGCTGGCTGGGGCGACGGATGCAGTGGTCGCCGGCGCAGCCTACGATCAGAATTGGTCAGGCCTTGATGGGGTGACGCGGGTGAACTCGCTCGTCCAGCTCCCCAGGTTCTCCGAGGAGAAGGCGATCGGCTGA